A genome region from Nitrospira sp. includes the following:
- a CDS encoding sugar phosphate nucleotidyltransferase: protein MKGVVLAGGLGSRLLPLTKVTNKHLLPVYDKPMIYYPIQTLVNAGITEVMLVTGGNSAGDFLKLLGNGRDFGLKHLSYTYQQGEGGIADALRLAEHFADDGPICVVLGDNLIQGNIAKAAGAFRAQKRGAKILLKEVKDPQRFGVPHLEGDRVLSIEEKPAQPRSSYAVTGIYFYDARVFEITRTLKPSGRGELEITDVNNAYIASGELTWDVLDGWWTDAGTIESLLAANQLVAQTGANRMEF from the coding sequence ATGAAAGGTGTCGTGCTTGCCGGAGGGCTCGGTTCTCGCTTACTCCCGCTGACCAAAGTGACGAACAAACATCTCCTGCCGGTGTATGACAAGCCGATGATCTATTACCCCATCCAGACGCTGGTCAATGCCGGCATTACGGAAGTGATGTTGGTGACAGGCGGGAACAGCGCGGGTGACTTCCTGAAGTTGTTGGGAAACGGTCGTGATTTCGGCCTGAAGCATCTCAGCTACACCTATCAGCAAGGAGAGGGCGGCATCGCCGATGCGCTGCGGCTAGCGGAGCATTTTGCCGATGACGGCCCGATCTGCGTGGTGTTGGGCGACAATTTGATTCAGGGGAATATTGCGAAGGCCGCAGGGGCGTTTCGCGCGCAGAAAAGAGGCGCAAAGATCCTCCTCAAGGAAGTGAAGGATCCGCAACGGTTCGGGGTGCCGCACCTCGAAGGCGATCGGGTGCTGAGCATCGAAGAAAAGCCGGCACAGCCTCGCTCGTCCTATGCGGTCACCGGAATCTACTTTTATGATGCCCGTGTCTTCGAGATTACCCGGACATTGAAACCGTCGGGGCGCGGCGAATTGGAAATTACGGACGTCAATAATGCCTACATTGCATCCGGGGAGTTGACCTGGGATGTGCTGGATGGCTGGTGGACGGATGCCGGCACGATCGAATCCCTGTTGGCAGCCAACCAGCTCGTGGCCCAGACCGGGGCGAATAGGATGGAGTTCTAA
- a CDS encoding glycosyltransferase family 1 protein, translating into MKIVIAAWHLKNATVGIGRYARELIEALGRVDQVNHYEILIPHAEHPFTVRPNMRYRVIRFPLFRRRFWEQVAPLLVGPYDVLHFPYDSCVAWKRGRFVATIHDVKPLLFPVLRARTNLNSRIEQWLVGDRWEKIDHVITISEHSRRDLLAHVPLRPEQVTVTSLGLDAERFRPAEHRGENKPYVFCVAGADPTKNVGLLIDAFAKLPETLRSRFDLVLAGDVCKRLDIRAAVEHHGIGAHTKLVGVVSDRELVAYYQQATVFVFPSLYEGFGLPVLEAMGCGCPVICSNASSLPEVAGDAAELIDPHRAESLTDALVKVLGSSDVQATLRACGIARAKEFVWDRTARQTVAVYEQLIG; encoded by the coding sequence GTGAAGATTGTCATCGCCGCCTGGCATCTCAAGAATGCGACTGTGGGCATCGGACGGTATGCCCGGGAACTGATCGAGGCGCTGGGGCGCGTCGATCAGGTGAATCACTACGAGATTCTGATCCCTCATGCGGAACATCCGTTCACCGTGCGCCCGAATATGCGCTATCGTGTGATCCGGTTCCCGCTGTTCCGTCGCCGTTTCTGGGAGCAGGTGGCGCCGCTCCTCGTCGGTCCGTACGATGTACTTCACTTCCCGTACGATTCCTGCGTGGCCTGGAAACGCGGACGGTTCGTGGCCACCATCCATGACGTCAAGCCGTTGCTGTTTCCGGTGCTCCGTGCGCGGACCAATCTCAATAGTCGCATCGAACAGTGGTTGGTCGGGGACCGCTGGGAAAAGATCGATCACGTCATTACGATCTCCGAACATTCTCGGCGTGATTTGCTGGCGCACGTTCCGCTTCGCCCCGAACAGGTGACCGTGACGTCACTGGGCCTCGATGCCGAGCGGTTTCGGCCGGCCGAGCATCGAGGCGAAAACAAACCCTACGTCTTCTGTGTTGCCGGTGCCGACCCGACCAAAAATGTCGGCCTGCTCATTGACGCGTTTGCGAAACTCCCTGAGACGCTGCGCAGCCGGTTCGATCTGGTCCTGGCGGGTGATGTCTGCAAACGCCTCGATATTCGAGCGGCCGTCGAACATCATGGCATCGGTGCCCACACTAAACTGGTCGGCGTGGTATCCGACCGGGAACTCGTGGCGTATTATCAGCAGGCCACCGTGTTTGTGTTTCCCTCGCTCTACGAGGGGTTCGGTCTACCGGTGTTGGAGGCGATGGGGTGCGGCTGCCCGGTGATCTGTTCGAACGCCTCTTCACTGCCTGAAGTCGCAGGTGATGCGGCGGAATTGATTGATCCACATCGAGCCGAGTCGTTGACCGACGCCCTCGTCAAGGTGTTGGGCTCATCCGATGTGCAGGCGACGCTGCGGGCGTGCGGGATTGCCCGAGCGAAGGAATTTGTATGGGATCGTACGGCCAGGCAGACGGTCGCGGTGTATGAACAGCTCATCGGATAA